In Phaseolus vulgaris cultivar G19833 chromosome 7, P. vulgaris v2.0, whole genome shotgun sequence, the genomic stretch TTCCAGCTTCTAAGCTCTGGGTCAACTCCTGGGCAggtgtgtgtacctgcaaggtGGTGTTTCGATGATAAAGTCATAATCAATTTGTAtaattattagataaaaatCACTCTACCTCTTAAAGGAGACCCGCCTATTTATATCATTCTTTTGTTGAGCTTTTGACTTAATTAAACTTTTACTCTTCGCACCTTGTaattattaatcatattatatatatttgagcCCATTTATTAGACTTTGctacaatattttattatttattcattttaatttgactTTTTACGATATCGTCAACTTTTTGTCATTTCGACCATTCAAGCTAGAGAATACAATATCTATTTAGAATTTGATAGtgattgaatttatttatttttacactcttaagtatataaataattatgagtACTTCATCTTTAATATaaagttattatattttaactatttaatcatgatattacttttaaatatactggggtttttttagtttataaaagatGGATGCACGATTTTAGTTAATATGTATACTAAGTTgaaattatacaatttttattttttttagaagagATTTTATTTTGAGATGACGAAATATGCATATAGAAATTAGCatttaaaatgatatatatatatatatatttaaattaccatattttttactttaaagaGATAATTTTCAATGGTGGTTCTATAGCAACAAAACTTTCTATACCTTCTCCTTCGACTTCATAACATAAAATTGGTTTTATAAAGTGTTTAAATGATGATGGTATGAacacattattttttatgtatcttACAAAGATAATTATAGTTTTAAGATGAATAAATGTGGttagaaattatttttccaCTTATTCGTATTCTTGTAGTTCATTAATCAATACGTTATGTTTCTTCTGGTTCATTTTCTTCTAATCAATAAGTTGTCTTATTTTATGGATTGGAATacattaaagtattttttttttatttaatttattcattgttgataaaaagataaaaaaaatatgttatgttATTTTAAGTAAGGTCCATGAGACTAGTACAAATATACTTGAAAAATAATCTTATAAAACTATGTTAATAAGTTCAAgttatattctttttttatttttcttatttaatctctctctctctttttcttaggAATAATTGACACTTGAAGAACAAATACTGTGAAAAAGTGAATGCATCTGGGAAATTCCCCTTGCTGGAGTggttttttcaaattttacattatGTAGTTGATGTAAAAGAATCCTGAAGGATTCCTAATAACAAGAAACTTCCAGAAATTAAAGAAGATTTCCctcaattattaataatattattatgcgTCGTAATTAAAGAACAGTTTTCGAACCTCAATCCAAGGTTCTGCAGAAAGAGAACCAATCTCATTGCTATGGACCAATTTAATGGTCGGTTTGACCCAATAGTTTTCACCACTCATCGTTCTAtcactttattttatttgttggcATGAGAAAAACTATCTGAAAGTTGATAAATTGATTAAAGTATAAGTATATGGTAAGTAAAACTAATTACTCTGATaaacatgaaattatttatataaaaggaTTTTAACATACGTTAAAACttcattttaaaatgttatcaAATAAGGTAAAATATGTATATACTAAAAATGTTATGAAAACACTACAacttagtttttaaaattaatcaaatgaAGATAAAGGAACTCATAGTCCTTCTTAAAGACACTCTAAAAGCTAGTTGTTTTCCTAACTAGTTACTTGAAATGAAATATGCAAGATTTGGATCATAGTTGGTACATTAGACCACATAGTACAACAAATTAAGTAGTAAGAACATCACATGACATCACAGAACATGGAAACACAAAAGACTCATTCTTGATTCTTTCCAAAAGTCATTCCTCCCTCAACCTTGTTGAAAGCAGGCCTTGAAGAGATATCTTCCCACCAAGCCTTTACATGGGGACGCTCAGTGATCATGGAAGCACAAGGGGTCTGCATTAAGTAGTGAGTTTCAGAGACATGGCTAAGATCAGCAAGGCTATAAAACTCCCCAGCAAGGTACTTAGTGCTGCTCAGCTTCGCCTCGTACACATCCAGCACCTTCTTCAGCTTCTCAACGTTGCTGTCAATCACTGACTTGTCCGGTTCTTTGCCTTGGAAAGGGGCCACAAAGTGCTCGTAGATAATGGGTGACACTGCTGGCTCGTAGTAGTGAGCCTCTACCTCCGTCCACACCTTCACCACTGCACCTTCTTTTGCGTCCTTGTGCCTTATCAGATCAGGTCCTGTTTCCTTGAACTTTTCTGCTACGTATGCAGTAATGGCCCTGGACTCTGTCATTCAAAACCTCAAAAAGATATCATTTCAAGATTCACAAAATAATTGATACATATTGGGCCACTGCTTTCCATTTCAACTTTCAGATCAATTGAAGAATCAATCAAATAGAATAGTTCACTAAACAGTTACACTGACATGCATTTGGAATTTAGCGACCATCATATGGTTCAAGGCCATCACAGTGATTTGAACTGTTAAGGATTCATGTTCTTGACATATCTTTACTCCTAATCaagttttttaaattatcaaaaGACTTAAGAAAATTTAATTATGTGTCATGTAAAAGATAGTGTAGACAACATATGATAGTCTTAGACCATATCATAGTTTTATGGGAACAGGTCACGCTTGATATATAAATCTGATTGTGAGTAAGGTTTTCTGAACAAAAGGGGTTCATGCAAAGTGatttttttgttgttaaaaCAGTATACCAAGTGAAGAAGAACGAAAACATACCAAAAAGAGTGAGTTCACCGTCTTCGAGTACTGGAATCAAACCAAAGGGCTGCATGTGCAACACTAGAAAGTTAGTGGGTGGGAGCTAGGTtattaaggaaagaaaaatacggTGGAGTTGAAGGCTTACATTCTTAGAGAGAAAAGGAGGCTGTTTATGCTCAGCACTGAACACATTGACTGGAACAAGTTCAAAATCCACCTCTTTCTCATGGAGACAGATCATGACACGGGTGGTGTTTGTGGACATAGGAAGACCATAAAGCTTGAGTGccattgtttttgtttcttggctGAGAGTGATTACTACAGCTGTGAAGGTCCATTTATGAAGAGGTGTGTGTGAGTGTGACCTTGGACACGAAGCCTGCGCGCGATTTGAGTGTGGGGAAGGTTGGATTTGTCCTATTGATATGTCTGGGAAAGTGTATTTCACCTCTAACGTTTGCGTGAAAACAAGGTCAAAACTAGAGTTTCAGATTTGGACATGTTGGTGTCAGGTGCGTGCAGTCCCAAAATCTGTTTTCACTCACACTGCAATACTATACTGTTACTTACTCATCACACCAGAAAATAAATAGTTACTTACTTTCTCCTTTTATATTATTCACCACTTGAAGGAAGAAATAGGTTATTCCTACCTATACATGCTAAAAGAGAAAGATGTGAGAAATTATAGAAGTAAGAAAATGAAACAACAAAGTCTGGGCTTGCTTGAACTTTGAGGATCCATGTTTATTACTAGGAGAAAAAAAGAAGTATTGTTTGTTGCTTCTTCAGATACATATTTGGTCTAGGTGTACAAATAAGGGTTTCTTTTTACATGTATGggttaatttttttctcttgttaTTGAATGATTAACGTTAGTTAGAAAATGTTTTGCGTGAAATT encodes the following:
- the LOC137829616 gene encoding glutathione S-transferase F13, whose product is MALKLYGLPMSTNTTRVMICLHEKEVDFELVPVNVFSAEHKQPPFLSKNPFGLIPVLEDGELTLFESRAITAYVAEKFKETGPDLIRHKDAKEGAVVKVWTEVEAHYYEPAVSPIIYEHFVAPFQGKEPDKSVIDSNVEKLKKVLDVYEAKLSSTKYLAGEFYSLADLSHVSETHYLMQTPCASMITERPHVKAWWEDISSRPAFNKVEGGMTFGKNQE